GCGTTGTTGTTGGTAAGCTGGTAGCTTTCAAAGGGCCTCGGGTCGCTCCGCCAGCTTGACGCCATGCTGGCTTTCAGCTTTTCGATCTGGTCAGGCGACAGCAGCGCACAGCCGTCCAGTTTACCATGCTTGCGGTAATAAGCGTTGACCTCCTTCATAATGAGCTGGGAGCGTTCCAGCCCGTCCAGCTTTTTCTGGAGCTTTTCAATGGCCGCCGGGTCGTCGGCGCTGATACCGCCCATGCCGGTGCTGCGTATCTTATCCAGCAGCCCTTGAATATGCCGCCATTCCTCCATGTTGCTGTCCCGCGCCCGGTTCTGTTTTTCTTTCTTTCCCACCGGGAAATTGGAAGGCCCGGCGATCAGCACAGAGGGAACCCTCGCGTCAATGGCAAAGCCCTGGTTCATGTTTTCGGCCAGCTTGCGGGCGTAGGTGTCTAACAGATGGTCGATCTTCTCATGGTACATGGGGTCCACCCGGGATTTTTGCTGTTCGGCTATGGCTGCGGCCTTGTCCACCATTGCCCGGTATTCCGCCGTTGCGCTCCCTTCCTTATAGTCAGAAAAGCTGTTCATTTCCTTTGCCCGGCGGGCGGCCCCTTCATTGATGGGGTAATAGTTGATGGTATGCACCTCCTTTATGCTTCGGGCCATGCTGGCCCGAAGTCTTACCGTTCTTCATGGGAAGGCCCCGCCTTGTCCTTTTTCGGAGCGGGTGGGGCTTCTTGAAACCGTTTGAGCGCGCCGAGAATGGAATGGACAGGCTCGGCCTTTTCGGGATAGGCAAATACCCGGTGTTCCGGCGGTATGTCCTGCGTCCCGTGGTAATGCTCCTTAAAGCCCACCGAGTCCGCCGCCACATATCCGCCGGGAGCGAATACGCCGCCCTCGTTGATACGCATATCCCGCCCGTATGCCTCATAATCGAAGTAGCCTTGAATGTGCTCCGGTATGTCGATGGTCCCCAGCTCGTCGGCGTACAGATGGCCCAGCCCTTCATCATCGGAAATATCCGGGTAAAAGCGGTAGAGGTCAAGGTTCTGCGTCAGGTTGATTAGGTCCTTCACGCTGCTCGTGTGTTTTCCCAAGACAAGCGCGGCCTCAAAGGTTTCCAATCCGCCCTTGTCCCGTACTTCCAGCAGAGCATGGCCCAGCTCGTTCAGCTCGTCGATGTTCTCGTACTCGTCCAGATAGTCGTACAGCCCCAGCACATCGCTGTCAAAGCTGGTAATAAACACTTCGCTGTACTGCTTTCCGTCTATCCCGATTTTGGCAAGGGCGGCCTGTACCTCCTGTGTGGTCGTGGGAAAATGCACCGTCGTTCCCACCTCAATCCCCATCATGGGGTACAGGGCTGTGTTGGTTATATAGGCTTCAAACATGGGCTCATTCCTCCTTTCCGGCCCTGTCTGCCAGCACTTCATAAATCCCGGCCATGATGTAATCGGCGCAAGGGAGAGCAATCGCATTTCCCAGCGCCTTGTAGCGTTGCAGCGGCCGGATTTCCTCGCCGTCCGCTCCGTACTTTGTCCAGCCCTCCGGCAGCCCCATCAGCCGCTCACTTTCCGTTTCCGTCAAGAAGCGGATACAGCCGCCGTCCGGGTCGCCCTCATACCAAAAGGCGAAGGGCGTCACGTCGCTGGCTAAAAGAGTGGGAAAAGGGTCAGTTGGTAATCCGAAGCTGTTTCGGAAGGCGGTTTCTTCCTGCCTTTTTGCCGCTCCCCGCATACGGAAGCATTGAAAGGGGTGGATGACTGGTATTTGCCGCCCTGTTTCAAAAGAAGATGTTCGATCTCCTTCGGCGGCGGTCCGCCCGCCCTCTCGGCAAGGCGGAGGAAGTGGGAGCATTGGACGGGGCTTAAATAGTATGTCGGCGGCACGTCTGCCTCTAAAATCCGCCACGATGAAAATTCGCTGCCTTCGCGCCAGCCTTCGGGAGCCTGCCCAATACTGGGCGTCCATGAGCCGCCAGCACACATCAAGCGTTCCCCCTCGCACCATTCCGGCGTTTCCCCATCTTCCAGAAGGAGGCATTGGAACTTCGGTGTCCGAGAAGGCGGATAGGACGGCTCTAAAATCCATCCGGTCATTTGTAGAAAACGCTCCCATGACGTTTTCCCAAACAGCGATAGCTGGATATATGTTATCAGTGGCATCCCTCATTTCCTGTATGATACGAAACGCCTGATAAAACAGGCTGGATTTTGCCCCGGCAAGGCCGGAGCGGTTGCCGATCAGAGAAAGGTTCTGACAGGGAGAGCCGAAGGTTATCACATGGACAGGCGGGATTTTCCCGCCGTCCACCTTCGTAATGTCCCCCAAGTGCGCCATATCGGGAAAGTGCCTTTTGGTTATGGAGATCGGCGCTTTTTCAATCTCGCTGGCCCACACCGGACGGATACCGCAGCGGGAGGCCGCCAGAGGGAAAACGCCTATCCCGTCAAAAAGGCTCCCCAGCTTAATGTCCGGCATGGCCCGGGCCGCCGTGTCCCTTCACGGCAAGAACCCCGTCCAGCGTAGTAGCCGCGATACCCAGCCGCCCGGCAACCGCAATGTCGTTTTTCACATCCTCGTCCACCGCACCACCGCAGACGATCAGGGTATGGGAGCGCCGCAGCATATCCCGGCGCATATCAATCCCGGCCTTATGTTCCTCGGGAACGCTGTCATTCAAGAACAGCGGAAGATACAAAAGCGGGCAGATGGGGGAAAAGCCCGCCTCATAGGCAAGGCGGCAGTAGTGGGCCGCCAGCTCCATATCAATATCCGGCTCACCGCTCCATGCGGCGGTCAGATAGGCCAAAGGTCGTTTCATTGGTTCAACCTCCATTTCTTTCTGATTTGCGGAAAGCAAGGTTTCGCCCAACCCCTCCGCCCCTTCCCCCGGGAAGGGGGACGGCTCTGGAGAATTTATATCCCCGTCGCTTGTCCGGGAAAAAGCATAACCGGGAGAAATCCGTCAAGGGTGCCTCTGGCACCGCCTGCGGCGGCGTTGCCCTTGACTGATTTTCCCGGCTATGCTACGGAATAACTGGCGACGGGGAATAATTTATATCTCCAGAGCTTCGGGGCGCGGGGCAGCGCCCCGCAATCCTCGGGCCATCTTGACCCGAAGTTTCGGCTTACTTTTCCGGCTCGGTTTTCTTCTCCGGCTTTTCGTGTTCCTTCTGCTGGCCCTTCCAGTCGTCCAACAGCTTGATGATCTGATCCTTCATTTCCCTCGGCGTGGTTTCCTTGCCGAAGTATTTGCTCAGTTCCGCACCCGTCAGAATCACTTTGTCTACCTCCTTTTTGTCCTCCATCATAATGCCGTCGATCACATCCCCGTTGAGCAGCTTCTTTTCGTCCAGCTCCCGCATACGCTTTGCCTGCGCCTGCGAAGGCGAGGACTGCTGGCTGTCGATGGCGACGGCGATATAGTTCTGGTTCTTCTTGCCGATGTAGGAAAGCTCTACCGCCGTAGTGAAGCCCAGCTTTTTCTCGTCCATCAGCTTCATCAGGTCGGGGACCAGCTCATTCAGCCGGATATACCGCTGCACCTGCTTGACGGCCATCTTGTTCCGCTCGGCCACGATCTCGTTGGAGCGTTTGCCTGCGTCCTTCGGGTCAATCTGGCCCGAAGTGCGGGAGCCCTGGTGCTTGATGGCCTCAAGCTGCATTTTCAGAGCTTTGGCCCGCTCGCTGGGGAGGATTTCTTCACGCTGGTTCAGATTGTCTTCCACCATCTGCGTGATGGCTTCATCGTCCGTCAGGTTGCGGACGATACAGGGCATATCCGCATATCCGGCAAGCTCGCTGGCCTTCTGGCGGCGGTGGCCGGACACGATCTCATAGCCGCCATCCTCACGGGGACGGACGATAGCGGGCTGGGTAACGCCCTTGTCCTTGACGCTGGACACCATAGCCCGCATTTCTTCATCGTCCCGGACCTCAAAGGGATGGTTTTTGAAGGCGTGGAGCTCGTTCAGCTTGATATATACGACCTGTTCCTCGCCACGGCGGGGAGCCTCCTTCGGTCCCTCGGGTTCCTTTGGAGCGGGAGTGGCCTGCACCGTGGGAGCCACTTTTTTCTCCGGTTTCTCTTTGGGGGCCTTTTCCTGTTTTTTCTGTGCGGGGGCTTTGGGCTTCGGAGCGGTGGCCTTGTCCTTATCCTCTTTCGGAGGACGGCCCCGGCGCTTCGGCTGCTCGGGCTCTTTGGGCTTTTCCTGTTTTCCCTCGGCCTTTTTCGGAGCCTCCGGCTGCTTTTCCGGTTTCTCCGTTTTTGCCGGGGCAGGCTTTTCCCCGCCGGAAGCTGCCGCCCGTTCCTCGGCTTTCTTTCCTTTCATAATTTCAGCGAAGTCATAGACGGACACCTGCGGGCTCTTTGCCTGCTGTTCCGTCTTTTTTTCGGCCTCCGGGGAAGTAGGCGTTTTCTCCGGCTCGGGCGGAGTTTCCTTGCCCGGCCCGGTATCCGTTACCGGCTGCTCCGGCATTTTCGTGGTTTTATCATCTGCCATAAGCATTTACCTCCTGTTTTTGGGTATGAAAAAAGGGCTCAACTTTTCAGTCAAGCCCCCGTGGGTAGTTCCTCCTTTCCCTATATTAAATTCGCTAAGATATAAAAACTGCCCGTAGTCTCGTTTGGGCAGGGATATAAAAAACTGAAAGAGTACCGTTGACTTTTTGTCTCTAACACACAAAAAGTCGATTGTGCAATTAGGAAGAATATGCTAAAATACAAACAAAAACCAATAGTGTCTTACACAGAAAAGGAGGACAGCTCAAATATGGATAATTTAGAATCGGTGAGCAATGCTGGCCTCAATAGCCTTTCTGGTTTTTCTTTTCAAATCAAAGTTTTCATATATCGACTGACCATGCTGACGCCTGGACAGCAGGTCGAATTTGAAACTCTGGATGATGTCGCTGTTCGATCTTTGCCGAATGCAGATACGGTATCAGATTCTTGTCTTAAATGGAGTGTCAATAATAATCTAGCCGTTGAGGTCTTTCAGGTAAAGCAAACTAATGTTACAGAAAAAGTTGGGAGACAAGTCTTGTACAACTGGCTTTTGGCATATAATCAACGGCCTGAAATCACCAAGTTTATTCTGTATATTGCAGACGATTATAAGTTCAGTAGAGCAGCATTTACTAATGATCCGAAGATTGAATACGAAAACATAATTAGTTCCAATCAATCGGAAAATGCTCTTGTAAGTCGTGTGAAAAAAATTTATACTGGCAATTTTGAAAAATTTGAAAAAGATTATAAATTGATTTGCGGAAAATATGAAATTGAACGTCTGAACAATATAGATGAACTTATTGAAAAACAGTTAATCACAACGTTCCATGCGACCGGTACAGATATATATTTTGACAAACGCATCAGTGAGTTATTTACAAGAGTTTGTGCGAGAATAATGGATTATGCAAGTAACCGCAGAGCTTATGTGTGTACCCAAATGGAGTATATGGAACTATGTGAGGAAATCTGCAATAGTATTTCATCTACACAATATTCACCAGACTATGAATCTTTTTGCCAAGTATTTGCCCAAAGAGACTTGACTGACAAAGTCAAATCTTCTAGGGAGTACCGGCAACTATGTTATTGTGATCTTCCAAGTACAGAAATTTTGGAACATTTACGCTGGGAGCAATATTATCAGAATATTAGACAGCACTTGCTTTCCGATGCTAAAAAAGATACTATTTCAAAAACAGAAAAAATCGCTCATCGAAATCATGCTGATGTGGTTTATGAACTTAAAGAAGATAAAAAGGATTCACCTCGGCGCAGGTTAACACAAACGCGTCGCTGTCCAATT
This genomic window from Pusillibacter faecalis contains:
- a CDS encoding antirestriction protein ArdA; its protein translation is MFEAYITNTALYPMMGIEVGTTVHFPTTTQEVQAALAKIGIDGKQYSEVFITSFDSDVLGLYDYLDEYENIDELNELGHALLEVRDKGGLETFEAALVLGKHTSSVKDLINLTQNLDLYRFYPDISDDEGLGHLYADELGTIDIPEHIQGYFDYEAYGRDMRINEGGVFAPGGYVAADSVGFKEHYHGTQDIPPEHRVFAYPEKAEPVHSILGALKRFQEAPPAPKKDKAGPSHEER
- a CDS encoding ParB/RepB/Spo0J family partition protein codes for the protein MLMADDKTTKMPEQPVTDTGPGKETPPEPEKTPTSPEAEKKTEQQAKSPQVSVYDFAEIMKGKKAEERAAASGGEKPAPAKTEKPEKQPEAPKKAEGKQEKPKEPEQPKRRGRPPKEDKDKATAPKPKAPAQKKQEKAPKEKPEKKVAPTVQATPAPKEPEGPKEAPRRGEEQVVYIKLNELHAFKNHPFEVRDDEEMRAMVSSVKDKGVTQPAIVRPREDGGYEIVSGHRRQKASELAGYADMPCIVRNLTDDEAITQMVEDNLNQREEILPSERAKALKMQLEAIKHQGSRTSGQIDPKDAGKRSNEIVAERNKMAVKQVQRYIRLNELVPDLMKLMDEKKLGFTTAVELSYIGKKNQNYIAVAIDSQQSSPSQAQAKRMRELDEKKLLNGDVIDGIMMEDKKEVDKVILTGAELSKYFGKETTPREMKDQIIKLLDDWKGQQKEHEKPEKKTEPEK
- a CDS encoding DNA cytosine methyltransferase — encoded protein: MPDIKLGSLFDGIGVFPLAASRCGIRPVWASEIEKAPISITKRHFPDMAHLGDITKVDGGKIPPVHVITFGSPCQNLSLIGNRSGLAGAKSSLFYQAFRIIQEMRDATDNIYPAIAVWENVMGAFSTNDRMDFRAVLSAFSDTEVPMPPSGRWGNAGMVRGGTLDVCWRLMDAQYWAGSRRLARRQRIFIVADFRGRRAADILFKPRPMLPLPPPCREGGRTAAEGDRTSSFETGRQIPVIHPFQCFRMRGAAKRQEETAFRNSFGLPTDPFPTLLASDVTPFAFWYEGDPDGGCIRFLTETESERLMGLPEGWTKYGADGEEIRPLQRYKALGNAIALPCADYIMAGIYEVLADRAGKEE